One stretch of Schizosaccharomyces pombe strain 972h- genome assembly, chromosome: III DNA includes these proteins:
- a CDS encoding dipeptide transmembrane transporter: MSSITSRVSSRSSHELTEKKSGVTNDFKNSFEVGEVKRLPDAEGTADAVAQELLADDDFTYTAKEARRVLWKIDLVMMPVMCITYMIQYLDKTALSYAALYGMKTDTHIDGHTYSSMTTLFYAGYLVAQYPAAILMQKCRLSYFIFCNVFLWSAMVCLMAACRNGPSLLGLRFLAGIFEASITPAFINITAMWYRREEQPMRTLCWYAFNGIAQIIGSILSYGLGHIHGKVASWRYVFIVIGLMSLGWGVVFVFIPSNPSKARFLSSREKRIALERVRDNRTGLENKQFKWKHAYEAFLDPQVIMITLFTGVCMITNGIGVFSTLIIKGLGYNELHSAVLNMPLGAIEVAAMFISGVLCKVFKNGRLLIGVFMNCLTLAGCLMIWKIPDSNPYGRLVGVWFTMWVPASSALLLSLISSNVAGYTKKTVTSATVFVFYSVGNIVSPQLFKSGQTPEYIEGIQAMIVSLCIIIAIAFVLTGYYIYENKRRDRLLAEDPSLGESIKNEEFMDLTDRQQPKFRYRW; this comes from the coding sequence atgTCTTCCATCACTTCAAGGGTGTCGTCGCGCTCCTCTCATGAGCTGACGGAAAAGAAGTCTGGTGTTACCaatgatttcaaaaattctttcGAAGTCGGCGAAGTCAAGCGCTTGCCCGATGCAGAAGGAACCGCAGATGCGGTGGCTCAGGAACTGCTTGCTGATGATGATTTTACTTATACTGCAAAGGAAGCGAGGCGTGTGTTGTGGAAGATCGACTTGGTCATGATGCCGGTTATGTGCATCACATACATGATTCAATATTTGGACAAAACAGCCTTGTCTTATGCCGCTCTTTATGGTATGAAGACGGACACACACATTGACGGTCATACGTACAGTAGTATGACTACTCTCTTTTATGCCGGCTATCTCGTCGCTCAATACCCCGCTGCTATTTTAATGCAAAAATGCCGTCTTTCTTATTTCATCTTCTGTAATGTCTTTCTCTGGAGCGCTATGGTCTGCCTTATGGCGGCTTGTCGAAATGGTCCATCTCTGCTAGGCCTTCGTTTCTTAGCTGGTATCTTTGAGGCTTCTATTACCCCTGCATTCATTAACATCACAGCAATGTGGTATCGTCGTGAAGAACAACCCATGCGTACTCTATGTTGGTATGCGTTTAATGGAATAGCCCAAATCATTGGATCCATTCTTTCTTACGGTCTCGGTCACATTCATGGAAAGGTTGCTTCATGGAGATACGTTTTCATCGTTATTGGTTTAATGTCCTTAGGATGGGGtgttgtttttgtttttattccTAGTAATCCCAGTAAAGCCCGTTTTCTGTCTTCTCGTGAGAAGCGTATTGCACTTGAGCGCGTCCGTGACAACCGTACCGGTTTGGAAAACAAGCAGTTCAAGTGGAAGCATGCTTATGAGGCATTTTTGGATCCCCAAGTCATCATGATCACCTTGTTTACTGGTGTTTGTATGATCACCAATGGTATCGGTGTATTCAGCACTTTGATTATTAAAGGTTTGGGATATAATGAGCTTCATTCGGCAGTTTTGAATATGCCACTTGGTGCTATTGAAGTGGCTGCTATGTTCATTTCTGGTGTCTTGTGCAAGGTCTTTAAAAATGGTCGTCTTTTAATCGGTGTTTTTATGAATTGTCTCACCCTAGCTGGTTGCCTAATGATATGGAAGATTCCCGATTCCAATCCTTATGGTCGTCTGGTAGGTGTTTGGTTTACCATGTGGGTGCCTGCATCTAGTGCTCTGCTTTTGTCATTGATTTCTTCCAACGTCGCTGGTtacacaaaaaaaactgtTACAAGTGCAACtgttttcgttttttattCAGTTGGTAACATTGTGTCGCCTCAGTTATTTAAATCGGGTCAAACTCCTGAGTATATCGAAGGTATTCAAGCAATGATTGTTTCCTTGTGCATAATTATTGCTATTGCTTTTGTTCTGACTGGTTACTATATTTACGAAAATAAACGCCGTGACAGACTTTTAGCTGAGGATCCTTCTTTGGGAGAGTCAATTAAGAATGAAGAGTTTATGGATCTCACAGATCGTCAACAACCCAAATTTCGTTATAGATGGTAA
- a CDS encoding calcium ion binding protein, whose protein sequence is MKFSTVGFLFSTILFKSAFAGWMDTHMKDEHHIDKYTDESFFRLHDLGKKGYWSDQDILSLYGLFENDEVPFVKKNEVLVDVLKKCDPSGNRRITLDEFLAFRKNGGELTDFGFPGHHGDEEEEFEMHHVEKYHPAGLDEPDENWNHPEDIEHFQKHDEIFHGDKKPEERRKHFVKYNNIPDKYRRVSI, encoded by the coding sequence ATGAAGTTTTCTACCGTAgggtttttgttttcaacaattttattcaaaagtGCGTTTGCAGGATGGATGGATACACACATGAAAGATGAACATCACATTGATAAGTACACAGATGAATCTTTTTTTCGTCTTCACGATTTAGGAAAAAAGGGATACTGGTCAGATCAAGATATACTTAGTTTATATggattatttgaaaatgatgagGTCCCATTCGTCAAAAAGAATGAGGTTTTGGTTGATgttctaaaaaaatgcgATCCATCGGGCAATCGCCGGATAACACTTGATGAATTTCTTGCATTTCGTAAAAATGGAGGAGAGTTAACGGATTTTGGATTTCCAGGGCACCATGGTGATGAGGAAGAGGAATTTGAAATGCATCATGTGGAAAAATATCACCCAGCTGGCCTCGATGAACCAGATGAAAACTGGAATCATCCTGAAGATATCgaacattttcaaaaacacgATGAGATATTTCATGGTGATAAGAAACCTGAGGAACGACGCAaacattttgtaaaatacaATAATATCCCTGACAAGTATCGTCGTGTGAGCATTTAA
- a CDS encoding transporter has protein sequence MSTTTETVTWSQYKPQETQRRLSRSSTITPSVSEYRSGFSKTAFGNIELEEIPDKQGNITRATSNLESNSYPKALDPDACPPKRSIALVLLNNLMSEMSLTIALPISAAYTEILGGTDAFSGLVIGIPTMISLVCLYPMLRFANPKSANGYTLYFRPLIVSCISQIIGHLLYSLAYRAQWLYLILIGRMCSGVGFTMFLYHKTYLTDKNFVGQNRSTFLATLNILAQILGSMAGAFLGGILAKASMHLTDPIWNQYTAGSWFMLFIWIVYSIFLSIFFKEVRVGNTATNVRKPESFTGKTAPLSFKQKFMLCFLSMAAFISIFNVAGYQTSVPIYAKALYHYNPFQSGNFLSLSSLVIAPFVFFSTFLSKWLEDRQIMLYGFMMGIVALIVHLVLDAVHKIPVQPYFVLYSIMQFGFSVGSAPLVSLATKQLHPKYHMITGVVVQVGISIGETVGSICGGAIFDITTVGFIAMNLGIALLVFIQLLYLWTFIKTKTG, from the coding sequence ATGAGCACTACGACCGAAACAGTGACATGGAGTCAGTATAAACCTCAGGAAACTCAAAGACGACTTTCACGTTCAAGCACTATCACTCCTAGTGTATCAGAATATCGATCTGGTTTCTCAAAAACTGCTTTTGGAAATATTGAACTGGAGGAAATTCCTGATAAACAAGGCAACATTACACGTGCTACAAGCAATCTCGAAAGCAATTCATATCCGAAAGCATTAGATCCTGATGCTTGTCCTCCTAAACGATCAATTGCACTTGTATTACTCAACAATCTCATGTCTGAAATGTCTTTGACTATTGCGTTGCCAATTTCGGCTGCATACACTGAAATTTTGGGAGGTACTGATGCTTTCTCAGGTCTTGTTATTGGTATTCCTACTATGATTTCACTAGTTTGCTTATATCCAATGCTTCGGTTTGCGAATCCAAAGTCTGCCAATGGATATACGCTCTACTTTCGACCACTGATTGTTTCCTGCATTTCTCAAATAATAGGCCATTTACTGTATTCACTAGCGTACCGTGCACAATGGCTGTATTTAATTCTTATCGGTCGTATGTGCAGTGGTGTTGGTTTTACCATGTTTCTGTATCATAAAACTTACTTGACAGATAAAAACTTTGTTGGACAAAATCGATCCACATTTTTGGCTACTCTAAACATTTTGGCCCAGATTTTAGGGTCCATGGCAGGTGCCTTTCTGGGTGGTATATTAGCGAAGGCTTCTATGCACTTGACAGACCCAATTTGGAATCAATATACTGCAGGATCTTGGTTTATGCTATTTATCTGGATCGTATATTCAATCTTTTTGtctatcttttttaaagaagttcGGGTTGGCAACACTGCAACCAATGTTCGAAAACCCGAATCCTTCACCGGAAAAACGGCTCCACTGTCCTTCAAGCAAAAGTTTATGTTGTGTTTTCTGTCTATGGCTGCTTTCATTTCTATCTTTAATGTTGCCGGTTATCAAACCAGTGTACCTATTTACGCTAAAGCACTATATCATTACAATCCTTTTCAATCTGGTAACTTCCTTTCTCTTTCATCTTTGGTTATTGCTccttttgtattttttagcACATTTCTATCCAAGTGGTTAGAAGATAGGCAGATCATGCTCTACGGATTCATGATGGGTATAGTGGCCTTAATAGTTCATTTAGTATTGGATGCTGTTCACAAAATCCCCGTACAGCcctattttgttttatattcCATAATGCAATTTGGATTTAGCGTTGGTTCGGCTCCGTTGGTGTCTCTTGCTACCAAGCAGTTGCATCCAAAATACCATATGATTACTGGTGTCGTAGTACAAGTTGGTATTTCGATTGGAGAAACAGTTGGCTCTATTTGTGGAGGTGCCATTTTTGATATAACTACTGTTGGCTTTATTGCTATGAATTTGGGTATTGCCTTACTGGTTTTTATTCAGCTCCTCTACTTATGGACCTTTATTAAAACCAAGACTGGTTAA
- the rng3 gene encoding UCS-domain protein Rng3: MTHELSSTPQIDLLNDILKNSVESNVFSDYQKKQIVTLILKSKISTAIVLLSPKSTAASEWNYLCNLQDLHECVLCVDTILPANLQTIAKRIFSLVLLPPLNDWCKQLRDAFLRFVSQPSICPTDFPLKLFFLSTVGIELLIVNEKIIPQKTQKYLLYELFSSPSSITANEIARLCQEANNRNYLLQSLTSATDARRAFLNNPNYRLLSAIIFQDGPSNLAFVLAKDCVLLARQPETIPVSFERMSSLLLMCLPSHPDFISPEFCHEWTELAERNGLQEEWLNILNTACNFKECRAIIHKECSEFIKDNHTSRVAILISMKLAFQYQLSQVIPTLKLLLQSKVYDSVLLEALRQSSTLGPVKQLIADDSCLLNNLSKLLLDTNISPLDASSIATIIYNMCKFKITKSEHERELNQLRNMAEASKTIDYKEDETAPTERRIQKILEYDILSKLFSAAKHYNSLNGLLAMILVHMANYKLARRKLVQIGALKFLTRQCFIQTQDSNAAFALAKILISVAPHSIFTKAFPSNRAIHPMSKLLSTNSADTEYPILLGKFEVLLALTNLASHDEESRQAIVQECWRELDELIIETNPLIQRATTELINNLSLSPYCLIKFIGDKDSDFENTRLHIVLALSDTEDTPTRLAACGILVQITSVDEGCKKILSLQNDFNYIVRMLTDQDEGIQHRGLVCICNIVYSKDQEIFNKFIKTPKAVETLRTYITKQAALKELQHEALVMIDSRLQGSK, encoded by the coding sequence ATGACCCACGAGCTTTCCTCAACACCTCAAATTGACCTTTTAAATGATATTCTGAAAAATTCAGTGGAGTCAAACGTATTTTCTGATTACCAAAAGAAGCAAATCGTTACTCTAATTCTTAAATCTAAAATCAGCACTGCGATTGTGCTTTTAAGTCCAAAGTCCACTGCTGCTTCAGAATGGAACTACTTATGTAATTTACAAGACTTGCACGAATGCGTTTTGTGTGTAGATACTATTTTACCCGCAAACTTGCAAACTATTGCAAAGCGTATTTTCTCACTTGTACTACTTCCACCTCTGAATGACTGGTGTAAGCAGCTAAGAGACGCGTTTTTACGGTTTGTATCCCAGCCTTCAATATGTCCGACGGACTTTCCattaaaacttttctttctttcaacTGTTGGCATTGAGCTGCTTATAGTCAATGAAAAGATTATACCCCAGAAAACTCAAAAATATCTACTGTATGAACTATTCTCTTCTCCTTCTTCAATAACGGCAAATGAGATTGCTCGTCTTTGTCAAGAAGCTAATAACCGAAATTATCTTCTTCAATCTCTCACCTCTGCTACTGATGCTCGACGCgcctttttaaataatccTAATTACAGGCTTCTTAGTGCGATTATCTTCCAAGATGGTCCATCCAACCTTGCCTTCGTGCTTGCCAAGGACTGCGTTCTTCTAGCTCGCCAACCGGAAACTATTCCAGTCTCTTTTGAAAGGATGTCCTCTCTTTTATTGATGTGTTTACCTAGTCACCCTGATTTTATAAGTCCCGAGTTCTGTCATGAGTGGACCGAATTAGCTGAACGTAATGGACTTCAAGAGGAATGGCTAAATATCTTAAATACTGCCTGCAACTTTAAGGAATGCCGTGCTATCATTCACAAAGAATGTAGCGAATTTATCAAAGATAATCACACTTCAAGAGTTGCTATACTCATTTCAATGAAGTTAGCATTTCAGTACCAGCTTTCTCAAGTTATTCCTACATTAAAGCTTCTATTGCAGAGTAAAGTATATGATTCAGTTTTATTAGAAGCGTTACGACAATCCTCTACTCTCGGACCCGTAAAGCAACTAATTGCCGATGATTCCtgtcttttaaataatttatcaaaactGCTTTTAGATACGAACATTTCACCGTTGGATGCAAGTTCTATTGCTACAATAATATACAATATGTGCAAGTTCAAAATCACAAAATCGGAGCATGAAAGAGAATTGAACCAACTTCGTAACATGGCTGAAGCTTCAAAAACTATTGATTACAAAGAAGATGAAACCGCTCCTACTGAACGGaggattcaaaaaattttagaatatGACATTCTGTCAAAACTCTTTTCAGCGGCCAAGCACTATAATAGCCTAAACGGGTTATTAGCAATGATACTTGTACACATGGCTAATTACAAGCTGGCACGTCGCAAGCTAGTACAAATAGGTGCATTGAAATTCCTTACTAGACAATGTTTTATCCAAACCCAGGATTCGAATGCGGCTTTTGCATTAGCGAAAATTCTTATCAGTGTGGCTCCTCATAGTATATTTACTAAGGCGTTTCCATCGAACCGAGCAATTCATCCTATGTCAAAGTTACTAAGTACTAATTCTGCTGATACTGAGTATCCAATTCTCTTGGGGAAATTTGAAGTGTTACTTGCGCTAACAAATCTTGCTTCACATGATGAAGAAAGTCGGCAAGCCATAGTTCAAGAATGTTGGAGAGAATTGGATGAACTAATTATAGAAACAAATCCTTTAATTCAGAGGGCAACCACGGAACTTATTAACAACCTTTCTTTATCACCTTATTGCTTAATTAAGTTTATAGGAGACAAGGACTcggattttgaaaatactCGTTTACACATTGTACTAGCACTCTCAGATACCGAAGACACTCCCACGAGATTAGCAGCATGCGGAATTCTTGTTCAAATTACTAGTGTTGATGAAGGGTgcaagaaaattttaagtcTCCAGAACGATTTTAACTACATAGTCAGAATGTTAACCGACCAAGATGAAGGAATTCAACATCGTGGATTAGTTTGCATATGCAATATCGTATATTCCAAAGATcaagaaatatttaacaAGTTCATAAAAACACCAAAGGCTGTTGAAACATTACGCACTTATATTACTAAGCAAGCTGCACTTAAAGAGCTTCAACATGAAGCTCTCGTTATGATCGACTCTAGACTTCAAGGAAGCAAATGA
- the rpl902 gene encoding 60S ribosomal protein L9 gives MGRDIYKDETLTIPEGVSVDIKARLVTVKGPRGVLKQNLRRVDIELKKQGNTIKFIVWHGSRKHNACIRTAYSIINNMIIGVTQGFRYKMRLVYAHFPININLTENGTVVEIRNFLGERITRVIKCLPGVTVSISSAVKDEIIIEGNSLENVSQSAANIKQICNVRNKDIRKFLDGIYVSERGNIEELE, from the coding sequence ATGGGCCGCGATATTTACAAGGACGAGACATTGACGATCCCTGAGGGCGTTTCAGTTGACATCAAGGCTCGTTTGGTGACTGTAAAAGGCCCTCGTGGTGTTTTGAAGCAAAACTTGCGCCGTGTGGATATTGAGTTGAAGAAGCAAGGCAACACTATCAAGTTTATTGTCTGGCATGGCTCTCGTAAGCATAATGCTTGCATTCGTACCGCCTATTCCATCATCAATAACATGATCATTGGCGTTACCCAAGGTTTCCGCTACAAGATGCGTCTTGTCTATGCTCACTTTCCCATCAACATCAATTTGACTGAGAACGGAACCGTTGTTGAGATCCGTAACTTTTTGGGCGAACGTATTACTCGTGTCATCAAGTGTTTGCCTGGCGTTACCGTTTCCATTTCTTCTGCCGTCAAGGATGAGATTATAATTGAAGGTAACTCCTTGGAGAATGTTTCTCAATCCGCTGCCAACATCAAGCAAATTTGCAATGTCCGCAACAAGGATATCCGTAAGTTCTTGGATGGTATCTATGTTTCTGAACGTGGTAACATCGAGGAGTTGGAATAG
- the aah1 gene encoding GPI-anchored glycosyl hydrolase family 13 protein: MGFSKIALFSLFALFGLPTSLAKSSEEWRDRIIYQVITDRFAVDSDNTPDCSFDDSSYCGGTWSGIRSKLDYIQGMGFNAIWISPVEKNLEGSYGSDGEAYHGYWNTDFTQLNEHFGSEDDLIDLITDMHNRDMWIMFDALANSMAIPGPTDNISYSNLVPFNDSSYFHPYCWIDYGSNNNTDIEDCWTGDDNVILADLDIESTNVADYLHEHIHDMVERYQIDGIRIDAVKQMNPEFFPNYTSAAGVFAIGEMFSYDPNVSCSVRNYLDSITSYPIRQGIEFAFNYTGAAFEYLQEIDTQFQQACEGQDMSVIGNFLENHDLPRYTSITNDTSQDIGAIVFLLLHTGIPIIYYGEEQRLPGGSDTPENRAALWNYGYDTDANYYQTIRTAIALRKQAISDSDSWTTDSHSYLDYDLRHAVVRKGDVLGVYTNYESSSDNVTYDVSSNFDDGTVLREVLSNTTTTVGSSGALHVTVVSGLPQVYYPEASLTSFGNFLGTATSYSSASASYPSTSMSASLSSVHTSSATSSSKSSSSSSSRSGSSSSSSSRSGSTSSSGSSHTITSTSQSVHTSGSSTSTSSVAVTSTAYSSSSSSSSSSSIESSANAVRVSILGVAAFIAIVLFI; the protein is encoded by the coding sequence ATGGGGTTTTCTAAAATAgcacttttttctttattcgCGCTCTTCGGCCTTCCTACCTCTCTTGCTAAAAGCAGTGAGGAATGGCGCGACCGTATCATTTACCAGGTCATAACTGACAGATTTGCCGTTGACTCTGATAATACACCCGATTGCTCCTTCGATGATAGTTCTTATTGCGGTGGTACATGGAGCGGTATTCGTTCTAAACTCGACTACATCCAAGGAATGGGATTCAACGCCATCTGGATCTCTCCTGTCGAAAAGAATCTTGAGGGTTCTTACGGTAGTGATGGTGAAGCTTACCATGGTTATTGGAATACCGATTTCACTCAATTAAACGAGCATTTTGGTTCGGAGGATGATCTCATCGATTTAATCACTGATATGCACAATCGTGACATGTGGATCATGTTTGACGCGTTGGCCAACTCAATGGCCATTCCAGGACCCACCGATAACATCAGCTACTCGAATCTTGTGCCTTTTAATGACTCATCCTACTTCCATCCTTACTGTTGGATTGACTATGGCAGTAACAATAATACAGATATTGAGGATTGTTGGACTGGTGATGACAATGTCATCCTTGCCGATTTAGACATTGAGTCCACGAATGTTGCTGATTATTTGCATGAACATATTCACGATATGGTCGAGCGTTATCAGATTGATGGAATTCGTATCGATGCAGTTAAACAAATGAATCCCGAATTTTTCCCCAACTACACTTCTGCTGCTGGTGTTTTTGCTATTGGCGAAATGTTTAGTTACGATCCCAATGTCTCTTGTTCAGTGCGTAATTATCTCGACAGCATTACCAGCTATCCCATTCGTCAAGGAATTGAATTTGCATTTAATTATACTGGTGCTGCATTTGAATATCTTCAGGAGATTGATACGCAATTCCAGCAAGCTTGTGAGGGACAAGATATGTCGGTTATCGGAAACTTTTTGGAGAACCATGACCTTCCCCGTTACACCTCTATTACCAATGATACCTCACAAGATATTGGCGCCATTGTTTTCCTCCTTCTGCATACTGGCATTCccattatttattatggAGAAGAACAACGCTTGCCTGGTGGCTCTGATACCCCGGAAAACCGTGCCGCCTTGTGGAATTACGGCTATGACACTGATGCAAATTATTACCAAACCATTCGCACTGCTATTGCTCTACGAAAACAAGCTATAAGTGACAGTGATTCTTGGACCACAGATTCTCACTCTTATTTGGACTACGATCTGCGCCATGCTGTGGTAAGAAAAGGTGATGTTTTGGGAGTTTACACAAACTACGAGTCAAGTTCTGACAACGTTACTTATGATGTCTCCTCTAATTTTGATGATGGTACTGTTTTGCGCGAGGTTTTGAGCAATACTACTACGACCGTTGGCTCAAGTGGAGCATTGCACGTTACTGTTGTAAGCGGTCTACCTCAGGTCTATTATCCTGAGGCTAGTTTGACTTCCTTTGGAAACTTCCTAGGAACGGCCACAAGTTATTCTTCTGCCTCGGCGAGCTATCCTTCTACTTCGATGAGTGCTTCGCTTTCATCTGTGCATACATCATCTGCCACATCAAGCTCCAAGTCTAGCTCTAGCTCTAGCTCCAGGTCCGGCTCTAGTTCAAGTTCAAGCTCCAGGTCCGGTTCGACTTCTTCTAGCGGCTCTAGCCATACCATCACTTCTACTTCTCAAAGTGTGCACACGAGTGGATCGTCGACATCTACTAGTAGTGTAGCGGTCACTTCCACGGCATACAGTAGTAGTTCTAGCTCGTCTTCCTCAAGCAGTATTGAAAGTTCTGCTAATGCTGTTCGTGTATCTATCCTTGGCGTTGCAGCATTCATTGCTATCGTTCTATTCAtttag
- a CDS encoding transporter — MSISIETITKRNQYRVDQPQRQPSRLSTVASISEYQSDYSKTVFEEIELEVIPNKQNISTRSFRNDGNDSDPQTLDPDAYPPKRSIAFVLLNSILSDMSMSTALPISAAYTEILGGTDAFSGLVIGIPTMISLVCLYPMLRFANPKSANGYTLYFRPLIVSCISQIIGHLLYSLAYRAQWLYLILIGRMCNGVGFTMFLYHKKYLTDKHFVGQNRSTFLATLNILAQTVGFMAGSFLGGLLAKACMHLTNPIWNQYTVGSWFMLFAWCIYGILLSIFFKEIRADGNDSSARKPENFNGQAVKLSYTHKFMLVFLSMVAFISYFNIAGYQASVPIYAKELYHYNAFQSGNFLSLSALVIAPLVFLSTFLSKWAEDRDMMLYGFILGILALVVHLVLDVLHKVRVQPYFVLYSAMQFGFSIGSAPLISLATKQLHPKYHILVGIIVQIGISAADTVGAICGGAIFDITTVGFIALNLGIAVLVFIQLLFLWNSIKTKTG, encoded by the coding sequence ATGAGCATCAGTATTGAAACAATTACGAAACGAAATCAATATAGAGTTGATCAGCCTCAAAGGCAGCCTTCTCGCTTGAGTACTGTAGCTAGTATTTCAGAATACCAATCCGATTACTCAAAGACTgtctttgaagaaattgaactAGAGGTGATACCTAACAAACAGAATATCTCTACACGGAGTTTTAGAAATGATGGAAATGACTCAGATCCGCAAACATTGGACCCCGACGCGTACCCACCCAAGAGATCTATTGCATTTGTCCTGCTTAACAGTATTCTCTCAGATATGTCCATGTCAACTGCGTTACCAATTTCGGCTGCATACACTGAAATTTTGGGAGGTACTGATGCTTTTTCAGGTCTTGTTATTGGTATTCCTACTATGATTTCACTAGTTTGCTTATATCCAATGCTTCGGTTTGCGAATCCAAAGTCTGCCAATGGATATACGCTCTACTTTCGACCACTGATTGTTTCCTGCATTTCTCAAATAATAGGCCATTTACTGTATTCACTAGCGTACCGTGCACAATGGCTGTATTTAATTCTTATCGGTCGTATGTGTAATGGTGTTGGTTTTACCATGTTTCTGTACCataaaaagtatttgaCAGATAAGCACTTCGTGGGGCAAAATCGTTCTACTTTCCTTGCGACGCTTAATATTCTCGCGCAAACAGTAGGTTTCATGGCCGGTTCATTTTTAGGTGGTTTGCTGGCCAAGGCATGCATGCACTTGACAAACCCAATTTGGAACCAGTATACTGTTGGGTCTTGGTTTATGCTTTTCGCTTGGTGCATATACGGTATCCTATTGtctatcttttttaaagaaattcgAGCCGATGGCAATGACTCGTCAGCTCGAAAGCCCGAAAACTTCAATGGACAAGCGGTTAAGCTTAGCTATACGCATAAATTTATGCTAGTCTTCCTTAGTATGGTTGCATTTATCTCATACTTCAACATAGCAGGGTATCAAGCTAGCGTTCCCATTTATGCTAAAGAGCTTTATCATTACAATGCCTTTCAATCTGGTAACTTTCTTTCACTTTCTGCTCTTGTAATAGCTCCACTTGTGTTTTTGAGCACGTTTTTGTCTAAATGGGCAGAAGATAGAGATATGATGCTTTATGGCTTTATATTGGGAATACTGGCTCTTGTTGTACATCTTGTTTTAGACGTTCTTCACAAGGTTCGCGTGCAGCCATACTTTGTTTTGTACTCTGCCATGCAGTTTGGGTTTAGTATCGGTTCCGCACCATTAATTTCACTTGCTACTAAACAATTGCATCCGAAATATCATATCCTTGTCGGCATTATTGTTCAAATTGGTATATCTGCTGCAGATACAGTTGGTGCTATCTGTGGAGGCGCTATATTTGATATAACCACAGTTGGATTTATCGCATTAAATTTGGGTATTGCTGTACTGGTGTTTATTCAATTGTTGTTCTTGTGGAATAGCATCAAGACTAAGACTGGCTAA
- the rpl35 gene encoding 60S ribosomal protein L35 — protein sequence MALKTFELRKQSQENLAEQLQELRQELASLRVQKIAGGSGSKLSKIKTTRKDIARILTVINESNRLAAREAYKNKKYIPLDLRQKKTRAIRRALTPYEQSRKTLKQIKKERYFPLRKYALKA from the exons ATGGCATTAAAGACCTTTGAACTTCGTAAGCAATCGCAAGAGAACTTGGCTGAGCAATTACAAGAGCTCCGTCAAGAGCTTGCCTCTCTTCGCGTACAAAAGATTGCCGGTGGTTCTGGTTCTAAATTGTCTAAGAT TAAGACTACCCGCAAGGACATTGCTCGTATCTTGACTGTTATCAACGAGTCCAACCGTCTTGCCGCTCGTGAGGCTTACAAGAACAAGAAGTACATTCCTCTTGATCTCCGTCAAAAGAAGACTCGTGCTATCCGTCGCGCTCTTACTCCCTATGAGCAAAGCCGCAAGACTCTTAAGCAAATTAAGAAGGAGCGCTACTTCCCCCTTCGCAAGTATGCTCTTAAGGCctaa